CTCCCCCGATCCTGGACCTCCTGGAACCGGCCTGGATCAGCGAGGGCTTCACCTATCCTCAGGAAGAAGCCCAGTACAAGCAGGATGCCGCGGAACTACTCACAGCTTATCAGCAGCGCTTAAAGGGAAAAGAGCCCCCGGTACTGGCCGTCGAGCACCGCTTTACCTTCAATCTGGACGACGTCACCGTCACCGGCAGAATCGACCGCATCGATCTGGATAAAGCTGATCGCCTCACCCTGGTCGACTACAAGACCTCCCGGCGTAAAATGACCGAAAACGAAGCCCGGCAGGATCCCCAACTGGCCCTGTATGCGATGTACATTCTGCAAGCCAGGGAGATCAGTGGCCGGCAGCTGGCTCGCCCCGAAGCCATGGACCTCACCTATTACTTCCTCCGGACCAGGGAACCGGAAGTGACCGTCACCTTCAACGAACAGGAACTGGCCGACTTCCGGCAGCGCATCGCTCAGGCAGCCGGGGGCATCCGCCGCCAGGACTTCCCCTTCCAGACCGGCTATCACTGCAACTTCTGCGACTACAAGGATCTCATCTGCCCCGCCTGGGAACAGAAGCGCCTCTAACCGTGTCACCTGCTGACGAAAATAATACCCGACCCCTGGCGGTAGTGCTCCTCTCTGGCGGCTTGGATAGCTGCGTCACTGCCGCCATCGCCGCCCGCGGCCACGATCTGGCCCTGCTGCACGCCAACTATGGCCAGCGCACCGAAAAGCGGGAGCTCCAGGCCTTCCACGATATCGCCGATTATTACGCCGTGGCCCCCGAACGCTGCCTGGTGCTGGACCAGCGGCACCTGGCCGAAATCGGCGGCTCCGCCCTG
This genomic window from Candidatus Neomarinimicrobiota bacterium contains:
- a CDS encoding RecB family exonuclease, producing the protein PPILDLLEPAWISEGFTYPQEEAQYKQDAAELLTAYQQRLKGKEPPVLAVEHRFTFNLDDVTVTGRIDRIDLDKADRLTLVDYKTSRRKMTENEARQDPQLALYAMYILQAREISGRQLARPEAMDLTYYFLRTREPEVTVTFNEQELADFRQRIAQAAGGIRRQDFPFQTGYHCNFCDYKDLICPAWEQKRL